From Bradyrhizobium sp. NDS-1, the proteins below share one genomic window:
- a CDS encoding chemotaxis protein CheW, with the protein MTSKKTQSAEGAMVEYVTAMIGGQLFGLPISRVQDVFMPERVTRVPLSSREIAGVLNLRGRIVTVVDMRARLGLPQPEDGKVPMAVGVDLRGESYGLLIDQIGEVLRLPEAGMEENPVNLDPRMAKLAGGVHRLDGQLMVVLDVDRVLELAPEMMAA; encoded by the coding sequence ACCAGCAAGAAGACCCAGTCCGCTGAAGGCGCCATGGTCGAATACGTCACCGCGATGATCGGCGGCCAGCTGTTCGGCCTGCCGATCTCCCGCGTCCAGGACGTGTTCATGCCCGAGCGCGTCACCCGCGTACCCTTGTCCTCGCGAGAGATCGCAGGCGTGCTCAATCTGCGCGGCCGCATCGTCACCGTGGTCGACATGCGCGCCCGGCTCGGCCTGCCGCAGCCCGAGGACGGCAAGGTACCGATGGCGGTCGGCGTCGATCTGCGCGGCGAATCCTACGGCCTGCTCATCGACCAGATCGGCGAGGTGCTGCGCCTGCCCGAGGCCGGCATGGAAGAGAACCCCGTCAACCTCGATCCCCGCATGGCCAAGCTCGCCGGCGGCGTCCACCGCCTCGACGGACAGCTCATGGTCGTCCTCGACGTCGATCGCGTCCTCGAGCTCGCGCCCGAGATGATGGCGGCCTGA